From Woronichinia naegeliana WA131, the proteins below share one genomic window:
- a CDS encoding transposase codes for MYRKQQYSIETPENLKNLFGGQLDEENRWIEMSKMILWEEYEEEYAKNFTEKKGAPAKSFRMALGALIIKEISGKSDRETVEQIKENPYLQYFIGMESYSSKEAFSASMMVHFRKKIGMELINK; via the coding sequence ATGTACCGAAAGCAACAGTACTCAATTGAAACACCAGAAAACTTGAAAAATCTGTTCGGCGGGCAGTTAGACGAAGAAAATCGTTGGATAGAAATGTCAAAAATGATTCTTTGGGAAGAATATGAGGAAGAATATGCAAAAAACTTCACAGAAAAAAAAGGAGCCCCAGCCAAATCATTTAGAATGGCATTAGGAGCATTAATTATCAAAGAAATTTCAGGAAAAAGTGACAGAGAAACAGTAGAACAAATAAAAGAGAACCCTTATTTACAGTACTTTATAGGAATGGAAAGCTATAGTAGCAAAGAAGCATTTAGTGCGTCAATGATGGTTCATTTTCGTAAAAAAATAGGAATGGAATTAATAAATAAATAA